A single window of Candidatus Falkowbacteria bacterium DNA harbors:
- a CDS encoding YvcK family protein: protein MKKQKIVTIGGGTGSFTVLSGLKYYPVELSAIVSMADDGGSTGVLRDELGVLPPGDVRQCLVALSESRKTLLELFNYRYSHGGLSGHSFGNIFLSTLEKMTGDFGKAVKEAGMILRIQGQVIPVTLADTKLVAELKGGKVIAGQYKIEQAHPNDIKKLWLSPRAKANAEAIKAIRRADKIVINPGNLFLSIIPNLLVSGVAKAIRESRGQKIYVANLMSSLGLTDNFTVMDHVEVLDQYLGRNTIDAIVYNTQRPSAEQLRKYSREGEHMVELGELPKNSRLKLVGDNLIARRVYRRPNGDKVHRTLIRHDSDKIAKIIFAL from the coding sequence GTGAAAAAGCAGAAAATAGTTACAATCGGCGGAGGGACGGGCAGCTTTACGGTCTTGTCGGGGTTGAAATATTATCCCGTCGAACTATCGGCAATTGTCAGTATGGCCGACGACGGTGGCTCCACTGGCGTATTGCGCGATGAATTAGGGGTGCTGCCACCTGGCGACGTGCGGCAGTGCCTGGTGGCCCTGTCTGAATCGCGCAAGACCCTGCTTGAGCTTTTTAACTATCGCTATTCCCATGGCGGTTTGTCCGGACACAGCTTCGGCAATATCTTCCTCTCCACTTTGGAAAAGATGACTGGCGACTTCGGCAAGGCAGTCAAGGAAGCTGGCATGATTCTGCGTATCCAGGGCCAGGTTATTCCCGTCACGCTCGCCGATACCAAGCTGGTGGCTGAACTGAAAGGCGGCAAGGTTATCGCGGGACAGTACAAGATAGAACAGGCTCATCCAAACGATATAAAGAAATTGTGGCTTAGCCCTCGAGCCAAGGCCAATGCTGAAGCCATCAAGGCCATCCGCCGAGCCGATAAGATTGTCATCAACCCAGGTAACTTGTTTCTATCAATCATCCCCAACCTGCTGGTTTCCGGCGTAGCCAAAGCGATCCGCGAATCTCGCGGTCAGAAAATATATGTGGCTAACCTGATGAGTTCACTCGGTTTGACTGATAACTTCACGGTTATGGATCATGTCGAGGTTCTGGACCAATATCTCGGACGCAATACCATCGATGCGATCGTCTATAACACCCAGCGGCCAAGCGCCGAACAACTAAGGAAGTATAGCCGTGAAGGCGAACACATGGTTGAACTGGGCGAATTGCCGAAAAATAGCCGTTTGAAGCTAGTGGGTGATAATCTTATAGCTCGGAGAGTCTATCGGCGCCCTAACGGCGACAAGGTCCACCGTACGCTGATACGTCATGACAGCGATAAGATAGCCAAAATAATCTTCGCCTTATAA
- a CDS encoding DNA helicase UvrD, with the protein MRIVADLHIHSKYSRACSRDLELPKIAGTCATKGIDLVATGDFTHPAWFAAIEKELEEDGSSGLYRLCSGGIQDIRFVLSTELALIYKDGDRTRRLHIMVQAPDLASAKTLNDQLGRRFNLKSDGRPILGLPANDLVKLCLSIHPHFLVYPAHIWTPWFSVFGSKSGYDSLADCFKDQAEHIFAYETGLSSDPEMNWRVSQLDSLTLLSNSDAHSLPNLGRECNIFDLPEVSYEALYQAIRNKTGMDFTLEFYPEEGMYHFDGHRDCAFSSHPIETAKHGGICPVCKKPLVIGVLSRVGDLAERPEGFVLPGAPGFKKLIELDKIIAAASGVKSRSSRKVQEMYALMIGSLGSELEILLEKPIDQIAAVANDVIAEGVRRVRSGELIIKPGFDGQYGEVSIFNEDETPGKGQKRLF; encoded by the coding sequence ATGAGAATAGTCGCTGATCTGCATATCCACTCCAAGTACTCGCGCGCATGTTCGCGTGATTTGGAGCTGCCTAAGATTGCCGGAACCTGCGCGACCAAAGGCATCGACCTGGTTGCGACCGGAGATTTTACTCACCCGGCCTGGTTCGCTGCGATAGAAAAAGAACTGGAGGAAGATGGGTCCTCGGGGCTTTATCGGCTGTGCTCTGGCGGCATTCAAGATATCAGGTTCGTCTTGTCCACGGAATTGGCGTTGATTTATAAGGATGGCGACCGGACTCGGCGGCTGCATATCATGGTTCAAGCACCTGATTTGGCGAGCGCCAAAACATTGAACGACCAGCTGGGCAGGCGTTTTAATCTTAAGTCTGACGGCCGCCCGATTCTAGGACTACCGGCGAATGACTTGGTAAAGCTCTGCCTTTCTATCCATCCGCATTTTCTGGTGTACCCAGCCCATATATGGACGCCGTGGTTTTCCGTTTTCGGTTCAAAATCGGGCTATGATTCGTTAGCTGATTGTTTCAAAGATCAGGCTGAGCACATCTTCGCATACGAAACCGGCCTGTCATCTGACCCGGAGATGAATTGGCGCGTCAGCCAGCTGGACAGCCTGACTTTGCTATCAAATTCAGATGCACATTCCTTGCCGAATCTGGGAAGAGAATGCAACATTTTTGATTTACCCGAGGTATCATACGAGGCCCTGTATCAGGCGATAAGGAACAAGACCGGTATGGACTTTACCCTCGAGTTTTATCCCGAAGAAGGAATGTATCATTTCGATGGGCACAGGGATTGCGCTTTCAGCTCACATCCGATCGAAACTGCGAAGCACGGAGGCATTTGCCCTGTCTGTAAAAAGCCTTTAGTTATCGGTGTTTTGTCCCGTGTCGGAGATTTGGCGGAGCGGCCTGAAGGCTTCGTGCTGCCAGGTGCTCCAGGGTTTAAGAAGCTGATCGAATTGGATAAGATTATCGCTGCAGCGAGCGGAGTGAAGAGCCGTTCTTCCAGGAAGGTTCAGGAGATGTATGCTCTGATGATCGGCAGTCTGGGTAGCGAGCTGGAGATTTTGTTGGAAAAGCCGATAGATCAGATTGCTGCCGTAGCTAATGATGTGATCGCCGAAGGCGTCCGTCGAGTACGCTCGGGAGAGTTGATCATCAAGCCCGGCTTCGACGGGCAATACGGAGAAGTGTCGATTTTTAATGAAGACGAAACACCCGGCAAAGGACAGAAGAGATTGTTTTAA
- a CDS encoding histone H1 produces MATKKKPAAKKVVKKAVKKPAAKKAVVKKAVKKAPAKKKVATKKVAAKKPAAKKPAAKKVVKKAVKKPAKKVAKKKK; encoded by the coding sequence ATGGCAACCAAGAAAAAACCAGCTGCCAAGAAAGTAGTCAAGAAGGCAGTAAAAAAGCCGGCCGCCAAGAAGGCAGTCGTCAAAAAAGCTGTTAAGAAGGCTCCGGCAAAAAAGAAAGTCGCGACCAAAAAAGTCGCTGCCAAAAAGCCGGCCGCAAAAAAACCAGCTGCCAAGAAAGTAGTCAAGAAGGCAGTAAAAAAGCCGGCCAAAAAGGTAGCAAAGAAAAAGAAATAA